In Schistocerca serialis cubense isolate TAMUIC-IGC-003099 chromosome 8, iqSchSeri2.2, whole genome shotgun sequence, one genomic interval encodes:
- the LOC126417091 gene encoding uncharacterized protein LOC126417091, giving the protein MVPLECCALWCGGSGRGGRFGGQDVLRNEAVMSFPWGLFSMVLAVDLVRGGFQPRLPTSLPPPGQQQQQQQQLSPLPRRQPVPLMPPAQLHPGAPQVVAPAPAVPLQSPPPSELMDVDPSAGPPSQAVAVQPVLQPLSLGSPMESDTAAPCPAPTQQPLTQRQETLPLFVGPDAPTRPVPEAAPVVTGVHPDLAVAY; this is encoded by the exons ATGGTGCCGTTGGAGTGCTGCGCCCTCTGGTGTGGTGGCTCCGGGCGTGGTGGCCGGTTTGGTGGGCAGGATGTGCTGAGGAATGAAGCTGTAATGAGCTTTCCGTGGGGCCTCTTCTCCATGGTACTAGCCGTTG atttggtccgcggcgggttccagccgcgccttccgacttcgctgccgcccccagggcagcagcagcagcagcagcagcagctgtcgccgctaccacgccgacagcccgtcccgttgatgcctcccgcgcagcttcatccgggagcgccccaggtagtcgctccggcgcctgcggtccctcttcagtcgccaccgccttcggagctgatggacgtcgacccctcagccgggccgccttcccaagcggtggctgtgcagcctgtcctgcagccgctttccttgggctccCCCatggagtctgacaccgcagcgccttgtccggcgcccactcagcagccgttgacgcagcgtcaggagacgctgcctctcttcgtgggtcccgacgccccgacgcgtccagtaccagaagctgcgcccgtggtcacaggcgtgcaccctgacctc